The following proteins come from a genomic window of Aggregicoccus sp. 17bor-14:
- a CDS encoding NAD-dependent epimerase/dehydratase family protein — protein MKVLVTGGAGFIGSHVCDEFVRGGHEVIALDNLSSGKRENLDRRVRLAVLDIRSPEAADFIRSERPQVLCHLAAQMDVRRSVEDPRFDAEANILGMLNLLEASRQSGVKKVIFSSTGGAIYGEQDVFPAPESHATRPVSPYGVSKAAGELYLGYYRAQYGLQSVALRYANVYGPRQNPHGEAGVVAIFSQRLVSGQGCTINGEGKQTRDFVFGKDVARANYLAFEKDFVGAVNIGTGIETDINRLYELMAAAAGSKTPANHAPGKPGEQMRSCIDNSLAKKVLGWEPTVGLEQGLKETVAFFRERASAPARGHG, from the coding sequence GTGAAAGTACTGGTGACGGGAGGCGCGGGCTTCATCGGCTCGCACGTGTGTGACGAGTTCGTCCGCGGGGGCCACGAGGTCATCGCCCTGGACAACCTCTCCAGCGGCAAGCGGGAGAACCTGGACCGGCGCGTGCGCCTCGCCGTGCTGGACATCCGCAGCCCCGAGGCCGCGGACTTCATCCGCTCCGAGCGCCCGCAGGTGCTCTGTCACCTCGCCGCGCAGATGGACGTGCGCCGCAGCGTGGAGGACCCGCGCTTCGACGCCGAGGCCAACATCCTCGGCATGCTCAACCTGCTCGAGGCCAGCCGTCAGTCGGGCGTGAAGAAGGTCATCTTCAGCTCCACGGGCGGCGCCATCTACGGCGAGCAGGACGTGTTCCCCGCCCCCGAGAGCCACGCCACCCGGCCGGTGAGCCCCTACGGCGTCTCCAAGGCCGCCGGCGAGCTCTACCTCGGCTACTACCGCGCCCAGTACGGGCTGCAGAGCGTGGCCCTGCGCTACGCGAACGTGTACGGGCCGCGCCAGAACCCGCACGGCGAGGCGGGCGTGGTCGCCATCTTCAGCCAGCGCCTGGTGTCCGGGCAGGGCTGCACCATCAACGGCGAGGGCAAGCAGACGCGCGACTTCGTCTTCGGCAAGGACGTGGCGCGCGCCAACTACCTCGCCTTCGAGAAGGACTTCGTCGGCGCGGTGAACATCGGCACCGGCATCGAGACGGACATCAACCGCCTCTACGAGCTGATGGCCGCCGCCGCGGGCTCCAAGACCCCGGCGAACCACGCCCCCGGCAAGCCGGGCGAGCAGATGCGCTCGTGCATCGACAACTCGCTCGCGAAGAAGGTGCTCGGCTGGGAGCCCACGGTGGGGCTCGAGCAGGGCCTGAAGGAGACCGTCGCCTTCTTCCGCGAGCGCGCCAGCGCGCCCGCGCGAGGCCACGGCTAG
- a CDS encoding dihydroorotase — MTAPLLLRRGRVIDPRSGLDAVRDVLVQGGKVAEVSEAPLQVPGAQVVDAAGKWVVPGLIDLHVHLREPGEEGKETILTGARSAVAGGFTAVVAMPNTKPVNDSALVTELVLQRARAANLCRVYPAGAITKGLKGEEMAEMGELVAAGCVCITDDGRPVMSAAIMRRTLQYATMFDLPVMVHEEDLTLSARGVLTESPTATRLGLLPIPASAEVAMVARDLVLLEETGGRLHIAHVSCEGSVRLIREAKRRGLKVTAEVAPHHFTLRDDAVSGYDTHAKMNPPLRLDRDVQALREGLADGTLDAIATDHAPHGVLDKQLEYEKAINGVVGLETALALTLALVRDGTLSPTRAITLLSEGPARAFGLPGGHLAVGAPADIALVDPEEEWTVDADQFFSKSRNTPFHGRKLKGRAVQVWVGGRCVFEGREPKEST; from the coding sequence GTGACGGCTCCGCTCCTCTTGCGCCGCGGGCGCGTGATCGATCCCCGCAGCGGCCTGGACGCCGTGCGCGACGTGCTGGTGCAGGGCGGCAAGGTAGCCGAGGTGAGCGAGGCGCCCCTTCAGGTTCCGGGCGCCCAGGTGGTGGACGCCGCGGGCAAGTGGGTGGTGCCCGGCCTCATCGACCTGCACGTGCACCTGCGCGAGCCGGGCGAGGAGGGCAAGGAGACCATCCTCACCGGGGCGCGCTCGGCGGTGGCCGGCGGCTTCACGGCGGTGGTGGCCATGCCCAACACCAAGCCGGTGAACGACAGCGCGCTGGTGACCGAGCTCGTGCTGCAGCGCGCGCGCGCCGCGAACCTGTGCCGCGTCTACCCCGCGGGCGCCATCACCAAGGGTCTCAAGGGCGAGGAGATGGCGGAGATGGGCGAGCTGGTCGCCGCGGGCTGCGTCTGCATCACGGACGACGGGCGCCCGGTGATGAGCGCTGCGATCATGCGCCGCACCCTGCAGTACGCGACCATGTTCGACCTGCCGGTGATGGTGCACGAGGAGGACCTCACGCTCTCCGCGCGCGGCGTCCTCACCGAGAGCCCCACCGCCACGCGCCTGGGCCTCCTGCCCATCCCCGCCTCGGCCGAGGTGGCGATGGTGGCGCGCGACCTGGTGCTCCTGGAGGAGACCGGCGGCCGGCTGCACATCGCCCACGTGTCCTGCGAGGGCAGCGTGCGGCTCATCCGCGAGGCCAAGCGGCGCGGCCTCAAGGTGACGGCGGAGGTCGCCCCGCACCACTTCACCCTGCGCGACGACGCGGTGAGCGGCTACGACACCCACGCCAAGATGAACCCCCCGCTGCGGCTCGACCGGGACGTGCAGGCGCTGCGCGAGGGGCTCGCGGACGGCACCCTGGATGCCATCGCCACGGACCACGCGCCCCACGGCGTGCTGGACAAGCAGCTGGAGTACGAGAAGGCGATCAACGGGGTGGTGGGCCTGGAGACCGCGCTCGCGCTCACGCTCGCGCTGGTGCGCGACGGGACGCTCAGTCCCACGCGCGCCATCACGCTCCTGAGCGAGGGGCCGGCGCGGGCGTTCGGGCTGCCGGGCGGTCACCTGGCCGTCGGCGCGCCGGCGGACATCGCGCTGGTGGACCCGGAGGAGGAGTGGACCGTGGATGCGGACCAGTTCTTCTCCAAGAGCCGGAATACGCCCTTCCACGGGCGCAAGCTGAAGGGCCGCGCCGTCCAGGTCTGGGTGGGCGGTCGCTGTGTCTTTGAAGGGCGGGAGCCCAAGGAGTCGACGTGA
- the lepA gene encoding translation elongation factor 4, translating into MPSENAHIRNFSIIAHIDHGKSTLADRLLDKTGTLSKREAQAQFLDNMDIERERGITIKAQSVRMNYTARDGQKYVLNLIDTPGHVDFAYEVSRSLAACEGALLVVDATQGVEAQTLANVYMALDHDLAIIPVINKIDLPSADVDRTRAEIEDVIGIDASVAVPASAKEGIGIEDILEAVVKVVPPPAGDPAAPLKALIFDSWYDNYRGVVVLVRVLEGTLSLKQKIMLWTNKKKFEVQELGVFSPFSRPVQQLMAGEVGVLVANVKELQDAKVGDTVTEELRPTDAPFPGFKEVKPMVFSGIFPVDAADYENLRDALAKLTLNDAAFTYEPEVSTALGFGFRCGYLGLLHMEIVQERLEREYNLSLITTAPSVVYKVFTNKGEELLIDNPAKLPAVQHIEHMEEPLLISHIHVPNEYLGAVLKLCQDRRGVQKDMKYLGTSGQRVQVTYEMPLAEVVFDFFDKLKSVTRGYASLDYELGGYQESDLVKLDILINGDPVDALSVIVHKERAYQRGREVCTKLKEVIPRQMYEVAIQAAIGAKVISRETISAIRKNVLAKCYGGDISRKRKLLEKQKEGKKRMKQVGSVEIPQEAFLAVLKTEE; encoded by the coding sequence ATGCCGTCCGAGAACGCTCACATCCGCAACTTCAGCATCATCGCCCACATCGACCACGGAAAGTCGACGCTGGCCGACCGCCTCCTGGACAAGACCGGCACCCTGTCCAAGCGCGAGGCGCAGGCCCAGTTCCTCGACAACATGGACATCGAGCGGGAGCGCGGCATCACCATCAAGGCCCAGTCCGTGCGCATGAACTACACCGCGCGCGACGGCCAGAAGTACGTGCTGAACCTCATCGACACGCCGGGACACGTGGACTTCGCGTACGAGGTGAGCCGCTCGCTCGCCGCGTGCGAGGGCGCGCTGCTGGTGGTGGACGCCACCCAGGGCGTCGAGGCGCAGACGCTCGCCAACGTGTACATGGCGCTGGACCACGACCTCGCCATCATCCCGGTCATCAACAAGATCGACCTGCCCAGCGCGGACGTGGACCGCACCCGCGCCGAGATCGAGGACGTGATCGGCATCGACGCGTCCGTCGCGGTGCCGGCCTCCGCCAAGGAGGGCATCGGCATCGAGGACATCCTCGAGGCGGTGGTGAAGGTCGTGCCGCCCCCCGCAGGCGACCCCGCCGCGCCCCTCAAGGCGCTCATCTTCGACAGCTGGTACGACAACTACCGCGGCGTGGTGGTGCTGGTGCGCGTGCTCGAGGGCACGCTGTCGCTCAAGCAGAAGATCATGCTCTGGACGAACAAGAAGAAGTTCGAGGTCCAGGAGCTGGGCGTGTTCAGCCCCTTCTCGCGCCCCGTGCAGCAGCTGATGGCGGGCGAGGTGGGCGTGCTCGTCGCCAACGTGAAGGAGCTGCAGGACGCGAAGGTGGGCGACACCGTCACCGAGGAGCTGCGCCCCACGGACGCGCCCTTCCCGGGCTTCAAGGAAGTGAAGCCGATGGTGTTCTCGGGCATCTTCCCGGTGGACGCCGCGGACTACGAGAACCTGCGCGACGCGCTCGCCAAGCTCACGCTCAACGACGCCGCCTTCACCTACGAGCCCGAGGTCTCCACCGCGCTGGGCTTCGGCTTCCGCTGCGGCTACCTCGGCCTGCTGCACATGGAGATCGTCCAGGAGCGGCTCGAGCGCGAGTACAACCTCTCGCTCATCACCACCGCGCCCTCGGTGGTCTACAAGGTCTTCACCAACAAGGGTGAGGAGCTGCTCATCGACAACCCGGCGAAGCTGCCGGCCGTGCAGCACATCGAGCACATGGAGGAGCCGCTGCTCATCAGCCACATCCACGTGCCCAACGAGTACCTGGGCGCGGTGCTCAAGCTGTGCCAGGACCGGCGCGGCGTGCAGAAGGACATGAAGTACCTGGGCACCAGCGGCCAGCGCGTGCAGGTGACGTACGAGATGCCGCTCGCCGAGGTGGTGTTCGACTTCTTCGACAAGCTCAAGAGTGTGACCCGTGGCTACGCGAGCCTCGACTACGAGCTGGGCGGCTACCAGGAGAGCGACCTGGTGAAGCTGGACATCCTCATCAACGGCGACCCCGTGGATGCCCTGAGCGTCATCGTGCACAAGGAGCGCGCCTACCAGCGCGGCCGCGAGGTGTGCACGAAGCTCAAGGAGGTCATCCCGCGGCAGATGTACGAGGTGGCCATCCAGGCGGCGATCGGCGCGAAGGTCATCAGCCGCGAGACCATCTCCGCCATCCGCAAGAACGTGCTCGCCAAGTGCTACGGCGGTGACATCAGCCGCAAGCGCAAGCTCCTGGAGAAGCAGAAGGAGGGCAAGAAGCGGATGAAGCAGGTCGGCTCCGTGGAGATCCCGCAGGAGGCCTTCCTCGCCGTGCTCAAGACGGAGGAGTGA
- the pyk gene encoding pyruvate kinase — protein sequence MRKAKMICTLGPSSDSLEVIEGLMRAGMDVARLNFSHGTHDEHRRRVELLRKASRRLRLPVAVLQDVQGPKIRLGSFVGGSLTVRTGQRVTVTTRSVLGEGSVIPTPVQSLPRDVAKGDLILLDDGRVRLRVQSVTRRDVTCRVEVGGVLKDHKGLNLPGAEVSVPCLTPKDIEDLALGQELGVDYVALSFVRSAEDVRAARPHVARLATPLIAKIEKPQAVERLESIAAEADGVMIARGDLGVEMPLEQLPSIQKRAVRAVNRMGGIVIVATEMLESMVNSQRPTRAEVSDVANAILDGADAVMLSGETAAGKYPIEAASTMARIVEETEKGSPREMFIPDFRRPDDVSTGVAAAAVAAARQLGIDTIITYTESGHTARLISEFRPHARIVALTPNERTVDRVNMYWGVRGLRVGRLQSTDAMIRQVRRLCATQGLCAPGAAVIVVAGVPLNQPGRTNMLSVHRL from the coding sequence ATGCGCAAGGCGAAGATGATCTGTACCCTCGGTCCTTCCTCCGACTCGCTCGAGGTGATCGAGGGCCTGATGCGGGCGGGCATGGACGTGGCCCGCCTCAACTTCTCGCACGGCACGCACGACGAGCACCGACGGCGAGTGGAGTTGCTGCGCAAGGCATCGCGGCGCCTGCGCCTCCCGGTGGCCGTGCTCCAGGACGTGCAGGGGCCGAAAATCCGGCTCGGGAGCTTCGTGGGCGGCAGCCTCACGGTGCGCACGGGCCAGCGGGTGACGGTGACCACGCGCAGCGTGCTTGGCGAGGGCAGCGTCATCCCCACCCCGGTGCAGAGTCTGCCGCGCGACGTGGCGAAGGGAGACCTCATCCTCCTGGACGATGGGCGCGTGCGACTTCGCGTGCAGTCCGTGACGCGCCGGGACGTGACATGCCGGGTGGAAGTGGGCGGGGTGCTCAAGGATCACAAGGGCCTGAACCTCCCGGGCGCGGAGGTCAGCGTCCCCTGCCTCACCCCCAAGGACATCGAGGACCTGGCGCTCGGGCAGGAGCTGGGCGTGGACTACGTGGCGCTCTCCTTCGTGCGCTCCGCCGAGGACGTGCGCGCGGCGCGCCCCCACGTGGCCCGGCTCGCCACGCCCCTCATCGCGAAGATCGAGAAGCCCCAGGCGGTGGAGCGCCTGGAGTCCATCGCGGCCGAGGCGGACGGGGTGATGATCGCCCGCGGCGACCTCGGGGTGGAGATGCCCCTGGAGCAGCTGCCCTCCATCCAGAAGCGCGCGGTGCGCGCGGTCAACCGCATGGGCGGCATCGTGATCGTGGCCACCGAGATGCTCGAGAGCATGGTGAACAGCCAGCGCCCCACCCGCGCCGAGGTCAGCGACGTGGCCAACGCCATCCTGGACGGCGCGGACGCGGTGATGCTCTCGGGCGAGACGGCCGCGGGGAAGTACCCCATCGAGGCGGCCTCCACCATGGCGCGCATCGTGGAGGAGACCGAGAAGGGCTCGCCGCGCGAGATGTTCATCCCGGACTTCCGCCGCCCGGACGACGTGTCCACGGGCGTCGCGGCGGCGGCCGTGGCGGCTGCGCGCCAGCTGGGCATCGACACCATCATCACCTACACCGAGAGCGGCCACACGGCGCGGCTCATCTCCGAGTTCCGCCCGCACGCGCGCATCGTGGCGCTCACGCCCAACGAGCGCACGGTGGACCGCGTGAACATGTACTGGGGCGTGCGGGGCCTGCGCGTGGGGCGCCTGCAGTCCACGGACGCGATGATCCGCCAGGTGCGCCGGCTGTGCGCGACCCAGGGGCTGTGCGCCCCCGGCGCGGCCGTGATCGTGGTGGCCGGCGTGCCGCTCAACCAGCCCGGCCGCACGAACATGCTGTCCGTGCACCGGCTCTAG
- a CDS encoding bifunctional nuclease family protein: MKAPPPAGLVLAPFTAVVAALGALFLLPALSSSHAAEPEPLARPSCVPKKGSDPRVCTELIELTVRDVVPLREAHTHAVVLATRDGATVLPIFVDEGAAVAIAFRLAHRDPPHPLSQDLLASVVQQMGGRVTEVRIDDLHDDIYTGRLFIQQGERRLTIDARPSDSIALALRGEARILVTRKVLSEAGIAREEIDSLRGGGGPGVGGSGPAPLPEGSRDPKGKDTTIDL; encoded by the coding sequence GTGAAAGCGCCCCCTCCCGCTGGCCTCGTCCTCGCTCCGTTCACCGCGGTGGTTGCGGCGCTGGGCGCCCTGTTCCTCCTGCCTGCGCTGAGCAGCTCGCACGCCGCCGAGCCCGAGCCGCTCGCGCGCCCGAGCTGCGTGCCCAAGAAGGGCAGCGACCCCCGGGTTTGTACCGAGCTCATCGAGCTCACCGTGCGCGACGTGGTCCCGCTGCGCGAGGCGCACACGCACGCGGTGGTGCTCGCCACGCGCGACGGCGCCACGGTGCTGCCCATCTTCGTGGACGAGGGCGCGGCCGTCGCGATCGCGTTCCGGCTCGCGCACCGCGACCCGCCCCACCCGCTCTCGCAGGACCTGCTCGCCTCCGTGGTGCAGCAGATGGGAGGCCGGGTGACGGAGGTGCGCATCGACGATCTGCACGACGACATCTACACGGGCCGCCTCTTCATCCAGCAGGGTGAGCGGCGCCTCACCATCGATGCGCGTCCCTCGGACTCCATCGCGCTCGCGCTGCGCGGCGAGGCGCGCATCCTGGTCACCCGCAAGGTGCTGAGCGAGGCGGGCATCGCGCGCGAGGAGATCGACTCGCTGCGCGGCGGCGGCGGCCCCGGCGTGGGCGGCAGCGGCCCCGCGCCCCTGCCCGAGGGCTCGCGAGATCCCAAGGGCAAGGACACGACGATCGATCTCTAG
- a CDS encoding citrate synthase, translating to MPKDTLTITDNRTGKTYEVPIEDGCIRTKALNQIKVDENDFGLMGYDPAFLNTANCKSAITYIDGDKGILEYRGYPIEQLAEKSTFLEVAYLLLNGELPTPKELEQFIHLVTHHTYVHENIKTFMDGFRYDAHPMSILSSTVAALSGFYPDAKHTKDERSRRIQMTRLIAKMPTIAAFSYRHSLGLPYVYPNNDLSYVGNFLAMIKKIGTTNYKVDPVLERALDVLFILHADHEQNCSTTSVRVVGSSEVDPYSACAAGITALYGPLHGGANEAVLRMLREIGHISKVPEFIRQVKSGEAGSRLMGFGHRVYKSYDPRAKVIKRVADEVFEVTGKNPLLEIAVELERIALQDEYFVKRKLYPNVDFYSGLIYEAMGFQAEMFPVLFAIPRTVGWVSQWEEMVKDPEQKIARPRQVYTGAKRRDYLPNEKRGQGGAR from the coding sequence ATGCCCAAGGACACGCTGACGATCACGGACAATCGGACCGGCAAGACCTATGAGGTCCCGATTGAGGACGGCTGCATCCGCACCAAGGCGCTCAATCAGATCAAGGTGGATGAGAACGACTTCGGGTTGATGGGATACGACCCGGCGTTCCTCAACACGGCGAACTGCAAGAGCGCCATCACGTACATCGATGGTGACAAGGGCATCCTCGAGTACCGGGGCTACCCCATCGAGCAGCTGGCGGAGAAGTCGACCTTCCTCGAGGTCGCCTACCTGCTGCTCAACGGCGAGCTGCCCACGCCCAAGGAGCTCGAGCAGTTCATCCACCTCGTCACGCACCACACGTACGTGCACGAGAACATCAAGACCTTCATGGACGGGTTCCGCTACGACGCGCACCCCATGTCCATCCTCTCGTCCACCGTCGCGGCGCTCTCGGGCTTCTACCCGGACGCGAAGCACACCAAGGACGAGCGCAGCCGCCGCATCCAGATGACCCGGCTCATCGCGAAGATGCCGACCATCGCGGCCTTCAGCTACCGCCACAGCCTCGGTCTGCCGTACGTCTACCCGAACAACGACCTGAGCTACGTCGGCAACTTCCTCGCGATGATCAAGAAGATCGGCACCACCAACTACAAGGTGGACCCGGTCCTCGAGCGCGCGCTGGACGTGCTCTTCATCCTGCACGCGGACCACGAGCAGAACTGCAGCACCACGTCGGTGCGCGTGGTCGGCTCCTCGGAAGTGGACCCCTACTCCGCCTGCGCCGCGGGCATCACCGCGCTCTACGGCCCGCTGCACGGCGGCGCCAACGAGGCCGTGCTGCGCATGCTGCGCGAGATCGGCCACATCTCGAAGGTCCCCGAGTTCATCCGCCAGGTGAAGAGCGGCGAGGCCGGCAGCCGCCTGATGGGCTTCGGCCACCGCGTCTACAAGTCCTACGACCCGCGCGCGAAGGTGATCAAGCGCGTGGCGGACGAGGTCTTCGAGGTGACGGGCAAGAACCCGCTGCTCGAGATCGCCGTCGAGCTCGAGCGCATCGCGCTGCAGGACGAGTACTTCGTGAAGCGCAAGCTGTACCCGAACGTCGACTTCTACTCGGGCCTCATCTACGAGGCGATGGGCTTCCAGGCGGAGATGTTCCCCGTGCTCTTCGCCATCCCGCGCACCGTGGGCTGGGTGAGCCAGTGGGAGGAGATGGTGAAGGATCCCGAGCAGAAGATCGCCCGCCCGCGCCAGGTGTACACGGGCGCGAAGCGCCGCGACTACCTGCCCAACGAGAAGCGCGGCCAGGGCGGCGCCCGCTAG
- a CDS encoding aspartate carbamoyltransferase catalytic subunit, producing MRHLLGIEGLSRTDIEAILDRAERHLPGGPASAALAGKLVANMFFEDSTRTRSSFEAAAKSLGGEVLNWTAKGSSVSKGETLLDTVRNIEAMGPVAIVMRHASSGAPHLVAKHVKCAVINAGDGTHEHPSQALLDAFTLRKHWGSLEGRRVLIVGDILHSRVARSNALCLTQLGAEVVLCGPPTLLPAFPEVLGARTSFRLDAELPRADAVMCLRLQLERQGESLFPSARDYSRLFGLTPARAQKLPAHALVLHPGPMNRGVEISPAVADGPRSVILEQVRYGVAVRRALLEVCT from the coding sequence ATGAGACACCTGCTCGGCATCGAAGGCCTCTCCCGCACGGACATCGAGGCCATCCTCGATCGCGCCGAGCGCCACCTGCCGGGCGGCCCGGCGAGCGCCGCGCTCGCGGGCAAGCTGGTGGCGAACATGTTCTTCGAGGACTCCACCCGCACGCGCTCCTCCTTCGAGGCGGCGGCCAAGTCGCTGGGCGGCGAGGTGCTCAACTGGACTGCCAAGGGCTCCTCGGTGTCCAAGGGCGAGACCCTGCTGGACACCGTGCGCAACATCGAGGCGATGGGCCCGGTGGCCATCGTGATGCGCCACGCCTCCTCGGGCGCGCCGCACCTGGTGGCCAAGCACGTGAAGTGCGCGGTCATCAACGCGGGTGACGGCACCCACGAGCACCCCTCGCAGGCGCTGCTGGACGCCTTCACGCTGCGCAAGCACTGGGGCAGCCTCGAGGGGCGCCGCGTGCTCATCGTGGGCGACATCCTGCACAGCCGCGTCGCGCGCTCCAACGCGCTGTGCCTCACGCAGCTCGGCGCGGAGGTGGTGCTCTGCGGCCCGCCCACGCTGCTGCCCGCCTTCCCCGAGGTGCTGGGGGCGCGCACGAGCTTCCGGCTGGACGCGGAGCTGCCGCGTGCGGACGCGGTGATGTGCCTGCGCCTGCAGCTGGAGCGGCAGGGCGAGTCGCTGTTCCCCTCGGCGCGCGACTACTCGCGCCTCTTCGGCCTGACGCCGGCCCGCGCGCAGAAGCTCCCCGCGCACGCGCTGGTGCTGCACCCGGGCCCCATGAACCGCGGCGTGGAGATCTCGCCGGCGGTGGCGGACGGCCCGCGCAGCGTCATCCTCGAGCAGGTGCGGTACGGGGTGGCGGTGCGCCGGGCGCTCCTGGAGGTGTGCACGTGA
- the lepB gene encoding signal peptidase I, with translation MPAAASTPLSLDEAMNARRPEAQARATRQLRWRERLTSLWAPLTLLGLAFVPYVLLIELVPGSGRWAQPLMQYLALLLLIAFVGLLLWRLASSRERQLRALRRDARELMQEIDVLLARARGKVGEAAAAQLGEQALRVESASLESDASALKRELEVLGTLTSEHLGAYRRQSAMDFASGFLKALAIALLIRTVVVEPFKIPSGSMLPTLEIGDQVFVNKFLYGVRIPFTNYVPFVAVRPPQRGDVIVFNNPMDESKDFIKRVVGVPGDTVEVVDEVVHVNGQPQPRTLRAEDFVTWSLSDTDWVSDEQVLYEENLSGHAHAVLQNAGHPEGHVTEGPYVVPPGHVFVMGDNRDNSADSRHELGGRRGVAAYVPFGHIKGKAMVIWFAWGHGGVGSSLFGGSGLRTDRLFLPVR, from the coding sequence ATGCCCGCCGCCGCTTCCACGCCGCTCTCGCTCGACGAGGCGATGAACGCGCGCCGTCCCGAGGCCCAGGCCCGCGCCACCCGGCAGCTTCGCTGGCGCGAGCGGCTCACCAGCCTCTGGGCGCCGCTCACGCTGCTGGGCCTCGCCTTCGTGCCCTACGTGCTGCTCATCGAGCTGGTGCCGGGCTCGGGGCGCTGGGCGCAGCCCCTGATGCAGTACCTCGCCCTGCTGCTGCTCATCGCGTTCGTGGGGCTGCTGCTCTGGCGGCTCGCCTCCTCACGCGAGCGCCAGCTGCGCGCGCTGCGGCGTGACGCACGCGAGCTGATGCAGGAGATCGACGTGCTGCTCGCGCGCGCCCGCGGCAAGGTGGGCGAGGCGGCGGCGGCGCAGCTGGGCGAGCAGGCGCTGCGCGTGGAGAGCGCCTCGCTCGAGTCGGATGCGTCCGCGCTCAAGCGCGAGCTGGAGGTGCTGGGCACGCTGACCAGCGAGCACCTGGGGGCCTACCGCCGCCAGTCCGCCATGGACTTCGCCTCGGGCTTCCTCAAGGCGCTCGCCATCGCGCTGCTCATCCGCACCGTGGTGGTGGAGCCGTTCAAGATCCCCTCCGGCTCCATGCTCCCGACCCTGGAGATCGGCGACCAGGTGTTCGTGAACAAGTTCCTCTACGGGGTGCGCATCCCGTTCACGAACTACGTGCCCTTCGTGGCGGTGCGCCCGCCCCAGCGCGGGGATGTGATCGTCTTCAACAACCCGATGGACGAGTCCAAGGACTTCATCAAGCGGGTGGTGGGCGTTCCCGGGGACACGGTGGAGGTCGTGGACGAGGTGGTGCACGTCAACGGCCAGCCGCAACCGCGCACCCTGCGCGCCGAGGACTTCGTCACCTGGAGCCTGAGCGACACCGACTGGGTCTCGGACGAGCAGGTGCTCTACGAGGAGAACCTCAGCGGCCACGCGCACGCGGTGCTGCAGAACGCCGGGCACCCGGAGGGCCACGTCACCGAGGGGCCCTACGTGGTGCCGCCCGGGCACGTCTTCGTGATGGGTGACAACCGCGACAACAGCGCGGACAGCCGCCACGAGCTGGGCGGGCGCAGGGGCGTCGCCGCCTACGTGCCCTTCGGCCACATCAAGGGCAAGGCAATGGTCATCTGGTTCGCCTGGGGCCACGGCGGGGTGGGCAGCAGCCTCTTCGGGGGCTCGGGCCTGCGCACCGACCGGCTCTTCCTGCCGGTGCGCTAG
- the carA gene encoding glutamine-hydrolyzing carbamoyl-phosphate synthase small subunit has product MTKQARLALADGTVFEGQAFGATGERVGEVVFNTSMYGYQEILTDPSYVGQIVTMAYPEMGNVGTTPEDEEAPQPHAVGMVVRAFSGTPSNWRSKESLDAYLKRHGIAGIEGLDTRRLVRHLRTHGAQMGVISSEGHSPQALVERARAAHGMEGLDLATGVSTKQAYTFTTPSQDVWGAPAKAPELKYDVVAYDYGLKRSMLHFLVDVGCRVTVVPAGTTAQEVLAKKPHGVFLANGPGDPAAVVGADKTVAALLGKVPIFGICLGHQILALALGGRTYKMKFGHRGANQPVKDLATGRVEITAQNHGFAVDDASVKGKALVSHLNLNDGTVEGLSLPDARAFSVQYHPESSPGPHDARYLFGRFAKLMAG; this is encoded by the coding sequence GTGACGAAGCAGGCAAGGCTCGCGCTGGCAGACGGGACCGTGTTCGAGGGTCAGGCCTTCGGCGCCACCGGAGAGCGGGTGGGCGAGGTGGTCTTCAACACGTCCATGTACGGCTACCAGGAGATCCTCACGGACCCCTCGTACGTCGGGCAGATCGTGACCATGGCCTATCCGGAGATGGGCAACGTGGGCACCACGCCCGAGGACGAGGAGGCGCCGCAGCCGCACGCGGTGGGCATGGTGGTGCGCGCCTTCAGCGGCACCCCCTCCAACTGGCGCTCGAAGGAGTCGCTGGACGCCTACCTCAAGCGCCATGGCATCGCGGGCATCGAGGGGCTGGACACCCGCCGCCTCGTGCGCCACCTGCGCACGCACGGCGCCCAGATGGGCGTCATCTCCAGCGAGGGCCACTCGCCCCAGGCGCTGGTGGAGCGCGCCCGGGCGGCCCACGGCATGGAGGGGCTGGACCTCGCGACCGGCGTCTCCACGAAGCAGGCCTACACCTTCACCACGCCCTCGCAGGACGTGTGGGGGGCGCCCGCGAAGGCGCCCGAGCTGAAGTACGACGTGGTGGCCTACGACTACGGCCTCAAGCGCTCGATGCTGCACTTCCTCGTGGACGTGGGCTGCCGGGTGACGGTGGTGCCGGCGGGGACCACGGCGCAGGAGGTGCTCGCGAAGAAGCCGCACGGCGTGTTCCTCGCCAACGGCCCCGGAGACCCGGCCGCCGTGGTGGGTGCGGACAAGACGGTGGCGGCGCTGCTGGGCAAGGTGCCCATCTTCGGCATCTGCCTCGGCCACCAGATCCTGGCGCTCGCGCTGGGGGGCCGCACCTACAAGATGAAGTTCGGTCACCGGGGCGCCAACCAGCCGGTCAAGGACCTGGCTACCGGCCGGGTCGAGATTACGGCGCAGAACCACGGCTTCGCGGTGGATGATGCGAGCGTGAAGGGCAAGGCACTGGTGAGCCACCTCAACCTCAACGACGGCACGGTGGAGGGTCTCAGCCTCCCGGACGCCCGCGCCTTCAGCGTGCAGTACCACCCCGAGTCCTCGCCCGGCCCTCACGACGCGCGCTATCTCTTCGGCCGCTTCGCGAAGCTGATGGCAGGGTAG